In Marmota flaviventris isolate mMarFla1 chromosome 17, mMarFla1.hap1, whole genome shotgun sequence, a single genomic region encodes these proteins:
- the Cbx4 gene encoding E3 SUMO-protein ligase CBX4 isoform X2 — MELPAVGEHVFAVESIEKKRIRKGRVEYLVKWRGWSPKYNTWEPEENILDPRLLIAFQNRERQEQLMGYRKRGPKPKPLVVQVPTFARRSNVLTGLQDSSADNRTKLELGTPGKGQGHQYELNSKKHHQYQPHSKERAGKPPPPGKSGKYYYQLNSKKHHPYQPDPKMYDLQYQGGHKEAPSPTCPDLGAKSHPPDKWAHGASAKSYLGAVKPLAGAAGAPGKGSEKGPPNGMTPAPKEAVTGNGIGGKMKIVKNKNKNGRIVIVMSKYMENGMQAVKIKSGEAAESEARSPSHKKRATEERHPPADRTFKKSTSGAEEKKADVSFKRREEEAPGPGDPQPQDASSRKLSPTKEAFGEQPLQLTTKPDLLTWDTTRSTHPPTHHHHHHHHHHHHHAVGLNLSHARKRCLSETHGEREPCKKRLTARSISTPTCLGGSPAAERPADVPPAATLPQPEVILLDSDLDEPIDLRCVKTRSEAGEPPSSLQVKPEVPSTTAAPTVLAPATATAAEKPPAEAQDEPAEPLSEFKPFFGNIIITDVTANCLTVTFKEYVTV; from the exons ATGGAGCTGCCAGCTGTTGGCGAGCACGTCTTCGCGGTGGAGAGCATCGAGAAGAAGCGGATCCGCAAG GGCAGAGTGGAGTATCTGGTGAAATGGAGAGGCTGGTCCCCCAA ATATAACACGTGGGAACCGGAGGAGAACATCCTGGATCCCCGGCTGCTGATTGCCTTCCAGAACAG GGAACGGCAGGAGCAACTGATGGGATATCGCAAGAGAGGGCCAAAGCCCAAGCCACTGGTGGTGCAG GTACCTACCTTTGCCCGTCGCTCCAATGTCCTGACTGGGCTCCAGGACTCTTCTGCTGATAACCGCACCAAGCTGGAGTTGGGCACGCCAGGAAAGGGCCAGGGGCACCAGTACGAGCTCAACAGCAAGAAGCACCACCAGTACCAGCCTCACAGCAAGGAACGGGCAGGCAAGCCCCCGCCACCAGGCAAGAGTGGAAAGTATTACTATCAGCTCAATAGCAAGAAGCACCACCCCTACCAGCCGGACCCCAAGATGTATGACCTGCAGTACCAGGGTGGCCACAAGGAGGCGCCGAGTCCCACCTGCCCAGACCTGGGCGCCAAGAGCCACCCACCGGACAAGTGGGCCCACGGCGCATCCGCCAAGAGCTACCTAGGGGCAGTGAAGCCCCTGGCCGGAGCAGCTGGGGCTCCAGGCAAAGGCTCTGAGAAGGGCCCTCCCAACGGGATGACACCGGCTCCCAAAGAAGCAGTGACAGGCAATGGGATTGGGGGCAAGATGAAGATCgtcaagaacaagaacaagaacgGTCGCATTGTGATCGTCATGAGCAAGTACATGGAGAATGGCATGCAGGCGGTGAAGATCAAGTCTGGCGAGGCAGCAGAGAGCGAAGCCCGCTCCCCTAGTCACAAGAAGCGTGCCACCGAGGAGCGCCACCCCCCGGCCGACAGGACTTTCAAAAAGTCGACCAGTGGTGCCGAGGAAAAGAAGGCGGACGTGTCCTtcaagaggagggaagaggaggcacCAGGGCCTGGGGACCCGCAGCCCCAGGACGCCAGCTCCCGCAAGCTCTCCCCAACCAAGGAAGCCTTTGGAGAGCAGCCCCTGCAGCTCACCACCAAGCCGGACCTGCTCACCTGGGACACGACCCGAAGTacgcacccacccacccaccaccaccatcaccaccaccaccaccatcaccaccacgcTGTGGGCCTCAATCTCTCCCATGCACGCAAGCGCTGCCTCTCTGAGACCCACGGTGAGCGCGAGCCCTGCAAGAAGCGGCTGACAGCGCGCAGCATCAGCACGCCCACCTGTCTGGGGGGCAGCCCTGCCGCGGAGCGCCCCGCTGATGTTCCGCCTGCAGCCACACTCCCGCAGCCAGAGGTCATCCTGCTGGACTCGGACCTGGACGAGCCCATAGACTTGCGCTGCGTGAAGACGCGTAGCGAGGCCGGGGAACCACCCAGCTCCCTCCAGGTGAAGCCCGAGGTGCCCTCCACCACAGCAGCACCGACAGTGCTGGCGCCAGCGACAGCGACAGCGGCAGAGAAGCCTCCCGCTGAGGCCCAGGACGAGCCTGCAGAGCCGCTGAGCGAGTTCAAGCCCTTCTTTGGAAATATAATTATCACTGACGTCACCGCGAACTGCCTCACCGTCACCTTCAAAGAATACGTGACCGTGTAG
- the Cbx4 gene encoding E3 SUMO-protein ligase CBX4 isoform X1 produces the protein MSSCAAAARAQLSERARAGSREGAGSGDQPGFAGRAAVEAAQAARATGPLDPAAVGHRREPAASAALPARRPGALRLGHGAASCWRARLRGGEHREEADPQGQSGVSGEMERLVPQPCPPPFSLARYNTWEPEENILDPRLLIAFQNRERQEQLMGYRKRGPKPKPLVVQVPTFARRSNVLTGLQDSSADNRTKLELGTPGKGQGHQYELNSKKHHQYQPHSKERAGKPPPPGKSGKYYYQLNSKKHHPYQPDPKMYDLQYQGGHKEAPSPTCPDLGAKSHPPDKWAHGASAKSYLGAVKPLAGAAGAPGKGSEKGPPNGMTPAPKEAVTGNGIGGKMKIVKNKNKNGRIVIVMSKYMENGMQAVKIKSGEAAESEARSPSHKKRATEERHPPADRTFKKSTSGAEEKKADVSFKRREEEAPGPGDPQPQDASSRKLSPTKEAFGEQPLQLTTKPDLLTWDTTRSTHPPTHHHHHHHHHHHHHAVGLNLSHARKRCLSETHGEREPCKKRLTARSISTPTCLGGSPAAERPADVPPAATLPQPEVILLDSDLDEPIDLRCVKTRSEAGEPPSSLQVKPEVPSTTAAPTVLAPATATAAEKPPAEAQDEPAEPLSEFKPFFGNIIITDVTANCLTVTFKEYVTV, from the exons ATGAGTTCTTGTGCAGCCGCGGCCCGGGCTCAGTTGTCTGAGCGAGCGCGAGCCGGGAGCCGGGAGGGCGCGGGCAGCGGCGACCAGCCGGGCTTTGCGGGGCGAGCGGCGGTGGAGGCGGCGCAGGCAGCAAGGGCGACAGGGCCCCTCGATCCGGCGGCAGTTGGGCACCGGCGGGAGCCAGCAGCGTCTGCAGCCTTGCCGGCCCGGCGCCCCGGCGCGCTCCGGCTCGGCCATGGAGCTGCCAGCTGTTGGCGAGCACGTCTTCGCGGTGGAGAGCATCGAGAAGAAGCGGATCCGCAAG GGCAGAGTGGAGTATCTGGTGAAATGGAGAGGCTGGTCCCCCAA ccatgtccccctcccttttcccttGCAAGATATAACACGTGGGAACCGGAGGAGAACATCCTGGATCCCCGGCTGCTGATTGCCTTCCAGAACAG GGAACGGCAGGAGCAACTGATGGGATATCGCAAGAGAGGGCCAAAGCCCAAGCCACTGGTGGTGCAG GTACCTACCTTTGCCCGTCGCTCCAATGTCCTGACTGGGCTCCAGGACTCTTCTGCTGATAACCGCACCAAGCTGGAGTTGGGCACGCCAGGAAAGGGCCAGGGGCACCAGTACGAGCTCAACAGCAAGAAGCACCACCAGTACCAGCCTCACAGCAAGGAACGGGCAGGCAAGCCCCCGCCACCAGGCAAGAGTGGAAAGTATTACTATCAGCTCAATAGCAAGAAGCACCACCCCTACCAGCCGGACCCCAAGATGTATGACCTGCAGTACCAGGGTGGCCACAAGGAGGCGCCGAGTCCCACCTGCCCAGACCTGGGCGCCAAGAGCCACCCACCGGACAAGTGGGCCCACGGCGCATCCGCCAAGAGCTACCTAGGGGCAGTGAAGCCCCTGGCCGGAGCAGCTGGGGCTCCAGGCAAAGGCTCTGAGAAGGGCCCTCCCAACGGGATGACACCGGCTCCCAAAGAAGCAGTGACAGGCAATGGGATTGGGGGCAAGATGAAGATCgtcaagaacaagaacaagaacgGTCGCATTGTGATCGTCATGAGCAAGTACATGGAGAATGGCATGCAGGCGGTGAAGATCAAGTCTGGCGAGGCAGCAGAGAGCGAAGCCCGCTCCCCTAGTCACAAGAAGCGTGCCACCGAGGAGCGCCACCCCCCGGCCGACAGGACTTTCAAAAAGTCGACCAGTGGTGCCGAGGAAAAGAAGGCGGACGTGTCCTtcaagaggagggaagaggaggcacCAGGGCCTGGGGACCCGCAGCCCCAGGACGCCAGCTCCCGCAAGCTCTCCCCAACCAAGGAAGCCTTTGGAGAGCAGCCCCTGCAGCTCACCACCAAGCCGGACCTGCTCACCTGGGACACGACCCGAAGTacgcacccacccacccaccaccaccatcaccaccaccaccaccatcaccaccacgcTGTGGGCCTCAATCTCTCCCATGCACGCAAGCGCTGCCTCTCTGAGACCCACGGTGAGCGCGAGCCCTGCAAGAAGCGGCTGACAGCGCGCAGCATCAGCACGCCCACCTGTCTGGGGGGCAGCCCTGCCGCGGAGCGCCCCGCTGATGTTCCGCCTGCAGCCACACTCCCGCAGCCAGAGGTCATCCTGCTGGACTCGGACCTGGACGAGCCCATAGACTTGCGCTGCGTGAAGACGCGTAGCGAGGCCGGGGAACCACCCAGCTCCCTCCAGGTGAAGCCCGAGGTGCCCTCCACCACAGCAGCACCGACAGTGCTGGCGCCAGCGACAGCGACAGCGGCAGAGAAGCCTCCCGCTGAGGCCCAGGACGAGCCTGCAGAGCCGCTGAGCGAGTTCAAGCCCTTCTTTGGAAATATAATTATCACTGACGTCACCGCGAACTGCCTCACCGTCACCTTCAAAGAATACGTGACCGTGTAG